Proteins encoded in a region of the Panthera uncia isolate 11264 chromosome B2 unlocalized genomic scaffold, Puncia_PCG_1.0 HiC_scaffold_24, whole genome shotgun sequence genome:
- the HBS1L gene encoding HBS1-like protein isoform X3, producing MTVSGKKQTMGFEVPGVTEENGHSFHTPQKGHLSEETGVAPSDVLDTVSKSVLPSHTIQTSEEQSSAPTPVKKSGKLRQQIDVKAELEKRQGGKQLLNLVVIGHVDAGKSTLMGHMLYLLGNVNKRTMHKYEQESKKAGKASFAYAWVLDETGEERERGVTMDVGMTKFETTTKVITLMDAPGHKDFIPNMITGAAQADVAILVVDASRGEFEAGFETGGQTREHGLLVRSLGVTQLAVAVNKMDQVNWQQERFQEITGKLGHFLKQAGFKESDVAFIPTSGLSGENLITRSQSSELTKWYKGLCLLEQIDSFKPPQRSVDKPFRLCVSDVFKDQGSGFCVTGKIEAGYIQTGDRLLAMPPNETCTAKGITLHDEPVDWAAAGDHVSLTLVGMDIIKINVGCIFCGPKEPIKACTRFRARILIFNIEIPITKGFPVLLHYQTVSEPAVIKRLISVLNKSTGEVTKKKPKLLTKGQNALVELQTQRPVALELYKDFKELGRFMLRYGGSTIAAGVVTEIKE from the exons ATGACCGTGTCCGGAAAGAAGCAAACTATGGGATTTGAAGTGCCTGG AGTAACTGAAGAAAATGGTCATAGTTTCCACACGCCTCAAAAAGGCCATCTTAGTGAAGAAACCGGCGTTGCTCCTTCTGATGTTCTTGACACTGTTTCTAAATCAGTTCTTCCATCCCACACCATTCAAACATCAGAAGAGCAGAGTTCAGCACCAACACCAGTGAAAAAGTCCGGCAAGCTGAGGCAGCAAATAGACGTGAAAGCGGAACTGGAGAAGCGGCAAGGAGGGAAGCAGCTCCTCAACTTGGTAGTCATTG GTCATGTTGATGCTGGGAAAAGTACTCTGATGGGCCATATGCTTTATCTTCTGGGTAATGTAAACAAAAGAACTATGCATAAGTATGAACAGGAGTCTAAAAAGGCTGGCAAAGCTTCGTTTGCATATGCATGGGTCTTGGATGAGACTGGCGAAGAAAGGGAAAG gGGAGTAACAATGGATGTTGGTATGACAAAGTTTGAGACCACAACCAAAGTTATTACACTAATGGATGCTCCAGGCCATAAGGATTTCATTCCAAATATGATTACAGGAGCAGCCCAG gcGGATGTAGCCATTTTAGTTGTAGACGCCAGCAGGGGAGAGTTTGAAGCTGGATTTGAGACCGGGGGACAGACACGAGAACATGGCCTCTTGGTTCGTTCTCTTGGAGTAACTCAGCTTGCGGTTGCAGTCAATAAGATGGATCAG GTTAATTGGCAACAAGAAAGGTTTCAAGAGATTACTGGAAAACTTGGGCACTTTCTTAAACAAGCAGGTTTTAAG GAGAGTGATGTAGCTTTCATCCCTACAAGTGGTCTCAGTGGTGAAAATCTAATCACAAGATCTCAATCAAGTGAACTCACAAAATGGTATAAAGGACTATGTTTATTAGAACAAATTG attcctTCAAACCGCCTCAGAGATCTGTTGATAAGCCTTTTAGATTATGTGTATCTGATGTTTTCAAAG ATCAAGGATCTGGATTTTGTGTAACTGGTAAAATTGAAGCTGGCTATATCCAGACCGGTGACCGACTACTAGCAATGCCTCCTAATGAAACTTGTACTGCGAAAG GAATCACTCTGCATGATGAACCTGTTGATTGGGCGGCGGCAGGTGATCATGTTAGTCTTACGCTGGTTGGCATGGATATCATCAAGATCAA tgttGGCTGCATATTCTGTGGCCCCAAAGAACCCATTAAAGCTTGCACTCGTTTCAGAGCTCGGATCCTCATCTTTAATATTGAAATTCCTATCACTAAAGGATTTCCT GTGCTGTTACACTACCAGACTGTCAGTGAGCCTGCCGTTATTAAACGATTGATTAGCGTCTTAAACAAAAGCACGGGTGAAGTCACAAAGAAGAAGCCAAA ATTGCTGACCAAAGGCCAGAACGCCTTGGTGGAGCTGCAGACGCAACGGCCGGTGGCGCTGGAGCTGTACAAAGACTTTAAGGAGCTGGGGAGGTTCATGCTGCGCTACGGAGGCTCCACCATCGCCGCGGGCGTGGTCACCGAG ataAAAGAATGA